TGTCGGCCAGCGCGTAGCGCTCGGCGGCCGGGCGGGCGTCCTTGACGTCCGGCAACGCGCTGGCGACCAGCGAGAACCCGTTGTCGGGGCCATCCGCCTTGGCGCCCGCGTCCAGCAGCACGCGCACCATTTCAAGTTGCTTGCGCGACACGGCCACGGCCAGGGCGGACCTGCCGTATTCGTTCACGCCGTTCGGATCCTGTCCGCCCGCGAGCTGGGCCCGTACCGCGTCCAGATCGCCCGCCTGGATCGCCGGAAAGATTGCCAGGCGCGGACGGCAGACCTGCGCATCCAGCGCGGAGACTTCCAGCGCCGCGCCGATGCGGGTCGCGATGTTGCCCGGAATGGTTTCATTGGCGGCAAGGCGTTTTGTGCAATACAGCCGGTAGTCCTCGCGCGCCAGCGCTTCGTAATAGGTCCGCTCCTCGCGCGATTTCTCGCGCTGCTTCCAGCGGGCGTCGGCGCGGTTCAGATAGGCGGCGGTGCGCGACGGATCGCGCCGCAGCACGTCAGTCAGGATGCGTTCCGCCTGCGCCGTGTCGCCCGACTCGGCCAGCCAGAAGCCGTAGTCGTTCAGGGCGGTCAGCATCTCGGCGTCCTTGCCGCCCGGATCGATCTCGCGATAATCCTGCGCCATCACGAAACGGCGCAGATCGGCCAGCGCACGGTCGAACTCGGCCGTCTTGGCGCGCGGAATGGCTCGCGCCACTTGATGCAACGTGCGGAAGGTGGCCGTCACGTCTGGCGCGGTCTGGTGTTCAAAACGCACCTGCGCAGGAAACGCGTTCAGCCGCGCGGGATAGTCGCGCAACGCGGTCTGCAACGTTGCCAGCGCCTGTGCCCGGCGTGCCTCGTCCCACGGCCGGCTGCTCGTAACCACGGCAAGCTGCGTGTCGGCGTCGACCGAAGCGGCCTCGCCTTTGCCGTCCACCAGGAAACCCGTGGCCTTGCCGGTGCTGGCGCCGCGATCGGCATAACCGATCCAGTAGAAGGCCTCGCCCGCGCGGGGGGACCGGACGGCGACGTTTTCCTCGCGCGACGCCTTCCAGCCTTCCGGGTCGATCACCAGCGGCTGCGAACGGAAATCCAGCTTGAATTCCTTGCCCCCCTCGCGCACGTACCGGTACAGGTACAGCCGGTTTTCCATCTGCCCCACGAGGACGGCGTCCTTGACGTTTTCGGTGCCCCAGACCCGGCGCTCGGGTTCGCGCAGCGGATAGCGGGAAAGACGGATCGAGTCGATCACCGCCCCGACGTCGAAGGCCAGTGCGGGCGGCGGCGATGCCGCCATGCCGGCCAGCGCCAGCGCGACGGCGCCGAATAGACGGGTGACAGCGGGGCGATAACGGCGCGGCATGTATTGGGAAATCAGGCAATGGAAAGGACGCCGATGATACCCGTCCCCGGTAAACACCCTGGGGTATGTCCCGACGCAGATTCTTGGCATATGGCAGAAACGCGCCGATTTTTCGTTATATATTCGCCCCTACACTGTTTAGTTAACAGCTTAATAAAACCATTACCGCATTAAGAATCATGATGGACGCCGTGCCCGTGCCGCCCTTTATTCCCGACGCCAGCATTATTGATCGGGCCCAGCGGTTTGCGCATGCCCTGCTGCGTCATGCACCGCCCGTTCATCCCGATGCCGGCTTTTTCGCGGCCGTCATCGGCACCAGCATCGCGCACGACGATCTGGCACGCAGCGGCCTGTCGCCGGCCGAACTGCACGACCTGCTTGATTATCTGTTCCCGGGCGCCCTGACCGGCTTCGACACGTCCCTGTCCGCCCTGCGCGAGCAATATGCCGCCTACGTCAGCACGGGCGCGAGCGATCCGCAGCCCGGTTTCACGCTGTTGATGCGTGTCCTGCTCGACGCCTACACCGCCCCCGGCCCCGACACCACCCCATGGGTCAGCAGCGTCCTCGCGCACGCGTGCCTGCGGCCCGACCACCTGTGGCGCGATCTGGGCTTGTCGGGACGCGAAGACGTCACCGTGCTGCTCGCGCGGCACTACCCCGGTCTGGTGAGCCGCAACGTGGACAACCTGCGCTGGAAGAAATTCCTGGCGCAATCCGCGTGCGAACACGCGGACCTGCCCCCCGCCGCCGCACCGGGATGCAGCAATTGCGAGGACCACGCGTTCTGCTACCCCGCCGCGGCGTAAGGCGCTTTAAGCGCCCCTTTCAGAACCGGTACGTCGCCCCTACGCCCACGCCGGCATTCCGTCCCGGCGCCGGTTCGTAATAACGCCCATTGCCTTCGTTGACGATGACCGAGCCCGCATAGTCGCGATCGAACAGGTTGTCGACGCGGGCATAGGCGTTCAATTCCCATGGCCCCGCGCGCTTGATGTAGCCGACGCTGGCGGCCGCCACGAAATAGGCGGGCGCGTCGCCGTTGTTGGCGTCGTTGACGTAGATCTTGCTCAGGTAACGGCCTTCCACCCCCGCCTGCCAACCTTCGGGCGGCGCCCAGGCCAGCGATGCGTAGGCCGCCTGACGGGCAATGCCGGGGATCTTGTTGCCCGCGCGAATATCGCCGCTGCCGTCGTCGGCGTAGCGCGCGTTGAGCAGCGTATAGGCAACCTGCGTGCGCCAATGCCGCGCGAATTCGCCGGACCAGCTCAGTTCCAGGCCATCGCGGCGGGTGCGGCCGGCGTTCTGGTAGCTGGTGCGCCCGCCCAGGCTGCCGGCGGACACGATCTCGTCGTCGGTGCGGGTGCTGAACACCGCGGCCGTCAAGAGGCCGCCCGCCATCCGCGCCTTGACGCCCGCCTCGACGTTGGTGCTGACCGACGGCATCAGCCCGAAGTTCAAGCCCGGCTCGCCGCCGGGCCGGTACGAGATTTCGTTCAGGGTGGGCGTCTCGAACCCGCGTCCGTACGAGGTGTAGACGCTGACATCGTCGTTGACGGCATAGCGCAGCGCGGCCACGGGCAAGGCCTTGCGGTAGCGCGCGCCGCCGCTGTCGTCGGAGTTGCCGGCGGTGATGTAGTGGTCGTCGGAGTCAAAGCGGACCGTGCTGTAACGCAGGCCGGCGTCCAGCGTCCAGCGGTCGGCGAAATTCCAGGAGGCCTGCGCATAGGGATCGGCGTTGTACACGCGGTTGGTCTCGTCGCGCCGCAGCGCGCCTTTCACGCCCAGTTGCCGGCTGGCGCCCGAACCGATGAAGTTCTCAAAGCCCTTGCGGTCTTCCTGCATGGAGTCATACGAAAAGCCGCCGATCACGGTCAGCGCGCGGCCCGCCAGAGTCAGCTCCGAGGTCCAGCGCACGTCCGCACCGCCGTACTGGCGCTTCAGATCAATGACGCCGCCGGCTTGCGTGGGCGGCATCTGCACGGCGGGCGGGATCGACTGATACTGCGTCGTGTCGCGCTGCCCGTAATACACCATCACGCGCAGCGCGTTGCGGCCGTCGACCTGGTGATCGAACACCAGCCCGCCCTGCGTCTGCTTGACCGTCTTGCGGGTGTTGTATTGCTCGGCCAGCGGCGCGCTGCGCGGGTCGTCCTGGAACTGCTGATAGGTCAGGCCCAGCGGATCCTGCGCCTTCAGGTCGACGCTGTTGACGACGAGCGTCAGACGGCTGTCGTCGTTCAGTTGCAGGCCCAGCTTGGCGTTGCCCAGGTTTTTGCGCGCGGCGCTGTGGTCGCGGTAGCCGTCGGTGGTGAAGCGCGAGAGGTCCAGCACGTAATCGAGCTGTCCCGCCCCCGTGCCCGCGCCTGTGCCAGTAAGGCCGCTTGCCTGGGCGCCATAGCGCCACGTGCCGTAGCTTCCGCCCCAGCCGCTGGCGCTGATTTCGGGCGGATTGGCGCCGTCCTGTGTGAACACCTGGATGACGCCGCCAGAAGAGTTGCCGTACAGCGCGGAGAACGGACCGCGCAGCACCTCGACCCGGT
The DNA window shown above is from Achromobacter spanius and carries:
- a CDS encoding ankyrin repeat domain-containing protein, with protein sequence MPRRYRPAVTRLFGAVALALAGMAASPPPALAFDVGAVIDSIRLSRYPLREPERRVWGTENVKDAVLVGQMENRLYLYRYVREGGKEFKLDFRSQPLVIDPEGWKASREENVAVRSPRAGEAFYWIGYADRGASTGKATGFLVDGKGEAASVDADTQLAVVTSSRPWDEARRAQALATLQTALRDYPARLNAFPAQVRFEHQTAPDVTATFRTLHQVARAIPRAKTAEFDRALADLRRFVMAQDYREIDPGGKDAEMLTALNDYGFWLAESGDTAQAERILTDVLRRDPSRTAAYLNRADARWKQREKSREERTYYEALAREDYRLYCTKRLAANETIPGNIATRIGAALEVSALDAQVCRPRLAIFPAIQAGDLDAVRAQLAGGQDPNGVNEYGRSALAVAVSRKQLEMVRVLLDAGAKADGPDNGFSLVASALPDVKDARPAAERYALADMLIAAGAPVDALDSNGTPLLMRRISYYSENRDNLVYLLEKGANPNAREKNGRTPLHAALQTPKNFWFAEKLLARGADINAAYTRMYYGNSPMWETPLLEALRESPSGDLTPTAAYAVPERVTYALAHGADPAVGGYGASKEAPDRNGLNEGLSLAVRYLQPGLIDQLVQAAKPPQAPLSTEPLSSLLSMWNRVEQRAAADGNSAAWDGQRARLRATADRLVAAGVPLAAPAGTAEPLRNRIAPLSLPWLPDDLYEAWLKAGADPTDRSDSDMRIEGVAAADVLPLVTMLNLGMDNKVRLLLEIGGTPKTPARCGMAVADVLAWQLGNNGPVSPMGGRAVKQVLDAAAGPAGCDLNQASRVQPFVGVTAAELARRAEVDLAPPASPR
- a CDS encoding nitrogen fixation protein NifQ yields the protein MDAVPVPPFIPDASIIDRAQRFAHALLRHAPPVHPDAGFFAAVIGTSIAHDDLARSGLSPAELHDLLDYLFPGALTGFDTSLSALREQYAAYVSTGASDPQPGFTLLMRVLLDAYTAPGPDTTPWVSSVLAHACLRPDHLWRDLGLSGREDVTVLLARHYPGLVSRNVDNLRWKKFLAQSACEHADLPPAAAPGCSNCEDHAFCYPAAA
- a CDS encoding TonB-dependent receptor, whose product is MLALAPAATALAQADTLAPVVVTGTRLGTAVLDTPASVDVVRGSTMRWQQPGINLSEGLASVPGLQIQNRQNYAQDLQISSRGFGARSTFGVRGVRLYVDGIPATMPDGQGQTSNIDIGSIDRVEVLRGPFSALYGNSSGGVIQVFTQDGANPPEISASGWGGSYGTWRYGAQASGLTGTGAGTGAGQLDYVLDLSRFTTDGYRDHSAARKNLGNAKLGLQLNDDSRLTLVVNSVDLKAQDPLGLTYQQFQDDPRSAPLAEQYNTRKTVKQTQGGLVFDHQVDGRNALRVMVYYGQRDTTQYQSIPPAVQMPPTQAGGVIDLKRQYGGADVRWTSELTLAGRALTVIGGFSYDSMQEDRKGFENFIGSGASRQLGVKGALRRDETNRVYNADPYAQASWNFADRWTLDAGLRYSTVRFDSDDHYITAGNSDDSGGARYRKALPVAALRYAVNDDVSVYTSYGRGFETPTLNEISYRPGGEPGLNFGLMPSVSTNVEAGVKARMAGGLLTAAVFSTRTDDEIVSAGSLGGRTSYQNAGRTRRDGLELSWSGEFARHWRTQVAYTLLNARYADDGSGDIRAGNKIPGIARQAAYASLAWAPPEGWQAGVEGRYLSKIYVNDANNGDAPAYFVAAASVGYIKRAGPWELNAYARVDNLFDRDYAGSVIVNEGNGRYYEPAPGRNAGVGVGATYRF